The following are encoded together in the Deinococcus soli (ex Cha et al. 2016) genome:
- a CDS encoding trans-sulfuration enzyme family protein: MSDPKPAPTYDLTTLAARAGEEARPNRAPALVEPIYQSTVYAFADLDDLDRAMSGAEPAAFYYRNGTPNAATLERALATLEGTEAALVAGSGMAAISAALLGVLKAGDHVITDARVYGVTYALLAEEFPRLGIEVSFVDACDLTEVEAAFRENTRVVHVESLTNPLLTVPDVPALARLAHERGALLSVDNTFASPAMFRPAEHGADLVTHSVSKYLSGHSTAFGGVLCASAELVALARTRLLRLGGTISAFDAWMTMQGLKTLGLRMRAHSGNAQAIADVLVNHPRVKAVYHPGLSDHPQFHLAMDLFPQGFGGMLSADIEDAPRFVKALAGRIPLAPSLADVVTTLSWPWGTSHRPLPEAERRRLGITPNLLRLSIGIEDIGDLLGDFERALDE, from the coding sequence GTGAGCGACCCCAAGCCCGCCCCCACCTACGACCTGACCACCCTGGCCGCCCGCGCGGGCGAGGAAGCGCGCCCCAACCGCGCGCCCGCGCTGGTCGAGCCGATCTACCAGAGCACCGTGTACGCCTTCGCGGACCTGGACGACCTCGACCGGGCCATGAGCGGCGCGGAACCCGCCGCGTTCTACTACCGCAACGGCACCCCGAACGCCGCGACGCTGGAACGCGCCCTGGCGACCCTGGAGGGCACCGAGGCGGCGCTGGTCGCCGGGAGCGGCATGGCGGCGATCAGCGCGGCGCTGCTGGGCGTCCTGAAGGCCGGGGATCACGTGATCACGGACGCCCGCGTGTACGGCGTGACGTACGCGCTGCTGGCCGAGGAATTCCCCCGCCTGGGCATCGAGGTGTCCTTCGTGGACGCCTGCGACCTGACCGAGGTCGAGGCCGCCTTCCGTGAGAACACCCGCGTCGTGCACGTCGAGAGCCTCACGAATCCGCTGCTGACCGTGCCGGACGTGCCCGCCCTGGCCCGCCTGGCCCACGAGCGCGGCGCGCTGCTGAGCGTGGACAACACCTTCGCCAGTCCCGCCATGTTCCGCCCCGCCGAGCACGGCGCCGATCTGGTCACGCACTCGGTCAGCAAGTACCTCAGCGGGCACTCCACGGCGTTCGGGGGCGTGCTGTGCGCCTCGGCGGAACTCGTGGCGCTGGCCCGCACGCGCCTGCTGCGCCTGGGCGGCACCATCAGCGCCTTCGACGCGTGGATGACCATGCAGGGCCTCAAGACGCTCGGCCTGCGCATGCGCGCCCACAGCGGCAACGCGCAGGCCATCGCGGACGTCCTCGTGAACCACCCGCGCGTGAAGGCCGTGTACCACCCGGGCCTCAGCGACCACCCGCAGTTCCACCTCGCCATGGACCTCTTCCCGCAGGGCTTCGGCGGGATGCTCAGCGCCGACATCGAGGACGCCCCGCGCTTCGTGAAGGCCCTCGCCGGGCGGATCCCGCTCGCCCCGTCCCTGGCGGACGTCGTCACCACGCTGTCGTGGCCGTGGGGCACCTCGCACCGCCCCCTGCCCGAAGCGGAACGCCGCCGCCTGGGCATCACCCCGAACCTGCTGCGCCTGAGCATCGGCATCGAGGACATCGGCGACCTGCTGGGCGACTTCGAACGCGCACTGGACGAGTAA
- a CDS encoding nitroreductase family protein — protein MTDDRHRRPEDVRAFYDAHRTVRQYETHEDGTPLPMPSEHLDVILHAAQRAPTDATAQLYSLIRLTRPELRARVADLTTNAHIATASEAFVVCADVRRVQRVLEVAGQQGGTWPAIAVHFGIGDAVMAGTNLLTAAEMLGYQGCWIGGVLNGLEGIIDELKLPQGVLPFAALTIGRPAEHAPYRPRVPRPLVIHTDTYHDGTDEEIRHATEVMNPIAARGGQPGDWARLLTMYFGQGGGMEKREPGLVAALKRQGLWAGGE, from the coding sequence ATGACCGATGACCGCCACCGCCGCCCCGAGGACGTCCGCGCGTTCTACGACGCGCACCGCACCGTCCGCCAGTACGAGACCCACGAGGACGGCACGCCCCTGCCGATGCCCTCAGAGCACCTGGACGTCATCCTGCACGCCGCGCAGCGCGCCCCGACCGACGCGACCGCGCAACTGTACTCCCTGATCCGCCTCACCCGACCCGAACTGCGCGCCCGCGTGGCGGACCTCACCACGAACGCGCACATCGCCACCGCCAGCGAGGCCTTTGTCGTGTGTGCCGACGTGCGCCGCGTTCAGCGGGTGCTGGAGGTGGCCGGGCAGCAGGGTGGCACGTGGCCCGCCATCGCCGTGCACTTCGGCATCGGGGACGCCGTCATGGCCGGGACCAACCTCCTGACCGCCGCCGAGATGCTCGGGTACCAGGGCTGCTGGATCGGCGGCGTGCTGAATGGCCTGGAGGGCATCATCGACGAACTGAAGCTCCCGCAGGGTGTCCTGCCCTTCGCCGCGCTCACCATCGGCCGCCCCGCCGAGCACGCCCCGTACCGCCCCCGCGTGCCGCGCCCGCTGGTCATTCACACCGACACGTACCACGACGGCACCGACGAGGAGATCCGCCACGCCACCGAGGTCATGAACCCCATCGCCGCCCGGGGTGGCCAGCCCGGCGACTGGGCGCGCCTCCTGACCATGTACTTCGGGCAGGGAGGCGGCATGGAAAAACGCGAACCCGGCCTCGTCGCCGCCCTGAAACGCCAGGGCCTCTGGGCCGGCGGGGAGTAA
- a CDS encoding PepSY-associated TM helix domain-containing protein — protein MSLSAKPEVQGAGERAARPAPRRRTLKARTNVWLRWAHTYTSMISLLVVLFFSLTGITLNHPDWVFGTQDVNRTVTGTLPSGWITNGQPDWLTVAEELRAQQGLRGRASDPRADDQQADISFLAPGYSADTVIDVRTGAYETTILEQGAVAVLNDLHKGRDASPAWKWVIDLSGVFLTVISLTGLGILLYLNKTRVQALTVMGVGAVLTVLLAWQASR, from the coding sequence GTGTCGCTCTCAGCAAAGCCTGAGGTGCAGGGCGCAGGGGAGAGAGCCGCCCGCCCCGCCCCGCGCCGCCGCACGTTGAAGGCCCGCACGAACGTCTGGCTGCGCTGGGCGCACACGTACACCAGCATGATCAGCCTGCTCGTCGTGCTGTTCTTCAGCCTGACCGGCATCACCCTGAATCATCCGGACTGGGTGTTCGGCACCCAGGACGTCAACCGGACCGTGACCGGCACCCTCCCGAGCGGCTGGATCACGAATGGGCAACCCGACTGGCTGACCGTCGCGGAGGAACTGCGCGCCCAGCAGGGCCTCAGGGGCCGCGCCAGCGATCCCCGCGCGGACGACCAGCAGGCCGACATTTCCTTCCTGGCGCCCGGCTACAGCGCCGACACCGTCATCGACGTCAGGACCGGCGCGTACGAGACCACCATCCTGGAACAGGGTGCGGTGGCCGTCCTGAACGACCTGCACAAGGGACGCGACGCCAGTCCCGCCTGGAAGTGGGTCATCGACCTGAGCGGCGTGTTCCTGACCGTGATCTCCCTGACCGGCCTGGGCATCCTGCTGTACCTGAACAAGACCCGCGTGCAGGCCCTGACCGTCATGGGCGTCGGCGCCGTGCTGACCGTACTGCTCGCGTGGCAGGCCAGCCGCTAG
- a CDS encoding DUF2271 domain-containing protein — MTHTRRRFLHRLGLTAAALTVSRLTPAQAAAATTKKWPTGMSLDVTFTVATKASGRVKRPYVAVWIEDEAGNTVRNLTVWVQQSRMNPRWLSELRRWSRGNADLLTTVSSATRNPGTYAVAWDGKTDRGALATQGTYHVCVEAAREHGPYSLVREKITVGTAAFKKTLSADNDIEAASVALSKA; from the coding sequence ATGACCCACACGCGCCGCCGCTTCCTGCACCGTCTCGGCCTGACCGCTGCCGCCCTGACCGTCTCCCGCCTCACGCCTGCCCAGGCCGCCGCTGCCACCACGAAGAAGTGGCCCACGGGCATGAGCCTGGACGTGACCTTCACGGTCGCCACGAAGGCCAGCGGACGCGTGAAACGCCCCTACGTCGCCGTGTGGATCGAGGACGAGGCCGGGAATACTGTCCGGAACCTGACCGTGTGGGTGCAGCAGTCCCGCATGAACCCCCGCTGGCTGAGCGAACTGCGCCGCTGGTCCCGGGGCAACGCCGACCTCCTGACCACGGTCAGCAGCGCCACCCGTAACCCCGGCACGTACGCGGTCGCGTGGGACGGCAAGACCGACAGGGGCGCCCTGGCCACGCAGGGCACGTACCACGTGTGCGTGGAAGCCGCCCGCGAACACGGCCCGTACTCGCTGGTGCGCGAGAAGATCACGGTGGGTACGGCGGCCTTCAAGAAGACCCTGAGCGCCGACAACGACATCGAGGCGGCCAGTGTCGCTCTCAGCAAAGCCTGA
- a CDS encoding FAD:protein FMN transferase, whose protein sequence is MIPTILRHVLRPPHRLHSTYERLLGTEVEVQVVARTAAQAEAAEQAALAEIDRLTRIFNRFDPGSELCRWQARPGDAHVPLSLELLHVLRLADHWRALSGGAFHPGADALGQLWQQAAATGQRPSPAALERQVSALRAAPWTLHADGSATLHAAGPLGLNALAKGYVVDRAALVASRCVGVRSVLINVGGDLRVTGPARVNVQVADPFTARDDAPPTARVQVRGGALATSGQAHRGFTLNGTHYSHVMDPRSGQPVQDVPGVTVTAPECVTADALATILSVLDVRAGLHLLAGLPECDALIVTADGQRHASPGWRGVNLTRGPSRGARLLLTAR, encoded by the coding sequence GTGATCCCCACAATCCTGCGCCACGTCCTGCGGCCCCCCCACCGGCTGCACTCCACCTACGAGCGCCTGCTGGGCACCGAGGTCGAGGTGCAGGTGGTGGCCCGCACGGCCGCGCAGGCCGAGGCTGCCGAACAGGCCGCCCTGGCCGAGATCGACCGCCTGACGCGGATCTTCAACCGCTTCGATCCGGGCAGTGAACTGTGCCGCTGGCAGGCCCGGCCCGGCGACGCTCACGTCCCGCTGAGCCTGGAACTGCTGCATGTGCTGCGTCTCGCAGACCACTGGCGCGCCCTGAGCGGCGGGGCGTTCCATCCGGGTGCGGACGCGCTGGGGCAACTGTGGCAGCAGGCCGCCGCGACCGGGCAGCGGCCCAGCCCGGCGGCGCTGGAACGGCAGGTGAGTGCCCTGCGCGCCGCGCCGTGGACGCTGCACGCGGACGGCAGCGCCACCCTGCACGCGGCAGGCCCACTGGGCCTGAACGCGCTGGCCAAGGGGTACGTCGTGGACCGCGCCGCGCTCGTCGCGTCCCGCTGCGTGGGCGTGCGCAGTGTCCTGATCAACGTCGGGGGGGACCTGCGCGTGACCGGCCCGGCCCGCGTGAACGTGCAGGTCGCCGATCCCTTCACCGCGCGGGATGACGCGCCGCCCACCGCGCGGGTGCAGGTACGCGGCGGGGCGCTCGCCACGAGTGGGCAGGCGCACCGGGGCTTCACACTGAACGGCACGCACTACTCGCACGTCATGGACCCCCGCTCGGGGCAGCCGGTGCAGGACGTGCCGGGCGTGACCGTCACCGCGCCGGAGTGCGTGACGGCCGACGCGCTGGCCACCATCCTCAGTGTGCTGGATGTCCGCGCGGGCCTGCACCTGCTCGCGGGCTTGCCCGAGTGCGATGCGCTGATCGTCACCGCCGACGGGCAGCGGCACGCGTCGCCCGGGTGGCGCGGCGTGAACCTCACGCGTGGGCCGTCGCGGGGCGCGCGGCTCCTGTTAACCGCCCGCTAA
- a CDS encoding 1,4-alpha-glucan branching enzyme — MNEPLPLDHGHLQKLVTADLVRPDHLLGAHVVTQEGVDGVRFGVWAPNAHHVSVVGDFNGYNGFDNAMQRLDFGFWGVFVPAARNGQRYKFRVTGPDGRTEDKMDPYGSFFEVRPATASIVWDQPFTWSDDGWMAHRSAGFEQPVSIYEVHLPSWARRDDGWFMNYRDLAHRLGEYVQFLGYTHVELLGVMEHPFDGSWGYQVTGYYAPTSRMGSPEDFKYLVNHLHGLGIGVILDWVPGHFPTDSAGLAKFDGTPLFEYADPRKGFHQDWNTYIFDYGRNEVVMFLIGSALKWLQDFHVDGLRVDAVASMLYLDFSRTEWIPNVHGGRENLEAIAFLKRLNEVVHHMAPGCMIVAEESTSFPGVTTPSPFGLGFDYKWAMGWMNDNLGYFEQDPLWRKHHHHALTFFNVYRTSENYVLAISHDEVVHLKKSMVMKMPGDWYAQRAGYRAFLALMWATPGKKLLFMGQEFAQPTEWNHDVSLPWHLADHPDHRGVLNLVRRLNGLYRTRPDWHVADTKEEGMLWVNADDVENSVYAFIRRDPVGGAWSVVVANLTPVYRDVYPVGVPQGGAYRLLLSTDDGEFGGFGTQQPDLTAREEGWHGQTHHLRLNLPPNSVLVLAPTGETTVSDER, encoded by the coding sequence ATGAATGAACCGCTTCCGCTGGATCACGGGCACCTGCAGAAACTGGTCACGGCGGATCTGGTCCGCCCCGATCACCTGCTGGGCGCGCATGTCGTGACGCAGGAAGGCGTGGACGGCGTGCGCTTCGGCGTGTGGGCCCCCAACGCGCATCACGTCAGTGTCGTGGGGGACTTCAACGGCTACAACGGCTTCGACAACGCCATGCAGCGCCTCGACTTCGGGTTCTGGGGCGTGTTCGTCCCGGCGGCCCGCAACGGTCAGCGCTACAAGTTCCGCGTGACCGGCCCCGACGGCCGCACCGAGGACAAGATGGACCCGTACGGGTCGTTCTTCGAGGTGCGCCCCGCGACCGCCAGCATCGTGTGGGACCAGCCGTTCACGTGGTCCGACGACGGCTGGATGGCGCACCGCAGCGCGGGCTTCGAGCAGCCCGTCAGCATCTACGAGGTGCACCTGCCCTCCTGGGCCCGCCGGGACGACGGGTGGTTCATGAACTACCGCGACCTCGCGCACCGGCTGGGCGAGTACGTGCAGTTCCTGGGGTACACGCACGTCGAACTGCTGGGCGTCATGGAGCACCCCTTCGACGGCTCGTGGGGGTATCAGGTGACCGGGTACTACGCCCCGACGAGCCGCATGGGCAGCCCGGAGGACTTCAAGTACCTCGTGAATCACCTGCACGGCCTGGGCATCGGCGTGATCCTCGACTGGGTGCCGGGGCACTTCCCGACCGACAGCGCGGGCCTCGCGAAGTTCGACGGCACCCCGCTGTTCGAGTACGCCGACCCCCGCAAGGGCTTCCATCAGGACTGGAACACGTACATCTTCGACTACGGCCGCAACGAGGTCGTGATGTTCCTGATCGGCTCGGCCCTCAAGTGGCTGCAGGACTTCCACGTGGACGGCCTGCGGGTGGACGCGGTCGCCAGCATGCTCTACCTCGACTTCTCCCGCACCGAGTGGATTCCGAACGTGCACGGGGGCCGCGAGAACCTCGAGGCGATCGCGTTCCTCAAGCGCCTGAACGAGGTCGTGCACCACATGGCGCCGGGCTGCATGATCGTCGCGGAGGAGAGCACCTCGTTCCCCGGCGTGACCACCCCGAGTCCGTTCGGCCTGGGCTTCGACTACAAGTGGGCGATGGGCTGGATGAACGACAACCTGGGGTACTTCGAGCAGGACCCGCTGTGGCGCAAGCACCACCACCACGCGCTGACGTTCTTCAACGTGTACCGCACGAGCGAGAACTACGTCCTGGCGATCAGCCACGACGAGGTCGTGCACCTGAAGAAGAGCATGGTCATGAAGATGCCCGGCGACTGGTACGCGCAGCGCGCCGGCTACCGCGCGTTCCTGGCGCTGATGTGGGCCACGCCCGGCAAGAAACTGCTGTTCATGGGGCAGGAGTTCGCGCAGCCCACCGAGTGGAACCACGACGTCAGCCTGCCCTGGCACCTGGCGGACCACCCGGACCACCGGGGTGTGCTGAACCTCGTGCGGCGCCTGAACGGCCTGTACCGCACCCGCCCCGACTGGCACGTGGCCGACACGAAGGAAGAGGGCATGCTGTGGGTGAACGCCGACGACGTCGAGAACAGCGTGTACGCCTTCATCCGCCGCGACCCGGTGGGCGGCGCGTGGAGTGTCGTGGTGGCGAACCTGACCCCGGTGTACCGCGACGTGTACCCGGTCGGGGTGCCGCAGGGCGGCGCGTACCGCCTGCTGCTCTCCACCGACGACGGCGAGTTCGGCGGCTTCGGCACGCAGCAGCCCGACCTGACCGCCAGGGAGGAAGGCTGGCACGGGCAGACCCATCACCTGCGCCTGAATCTGCCCCCGAACAGCGTGCTGGTGCTCGCCCCCACCGGAGAGACGACCGTCAGCGACGAGCGCTGA
- a CDS encoding branched-chain amino acid aminotransferase, producing MSTQTARPPVDLDWNTLGFSYVRTDERYLSHWRDGAWDAGTLTLDNVLHISEGSTALHYGQQCFEGLKAYRAADGSINLFRPDQNAARMQASCRRLLMPEVSTEQFIEACRQVVQANERWLPPYGSGGALYLRPYVIGVGDNIGVRSAPEFIFGVFCIPVGAYFKGGLTPHNFMTSEYDRAAPHGTGAAKVGGNYAASLMPGAQAKDRHFADAIYLDPATHTKIEEVGAANFFAITKDGATFITPKSPSILPSITKYSLLWLAEHRLGLNVVEGDVYIDRLDEYAEAGACGTAAVITPIGGIQHGDTFHVFHSETEVGPVTRRLYDELVGIQSGDREAPEGWIVKV from the coding sequence ATGAGCACCCAGACTGCCCGCCCGCCCGTGGATCTCGACTGGAACACACTGGGATTCAGTTACGTCCGCACTGACGAGCGTTACCTGTCGCACTGGCGGGACGGCGCGTGGGACGCCGGGACGTTGACGCTGGACAACGTGCTGCACATCAGCGAGGGCAGTACGGCGCTGCACTACGGTCAGCAGTGCTTCGAGGGCCTGAAGGCGTACCGTGCGGCGGACGGCAGCATCAACCTCTTCCGCCCGGATCAGAACGCGGCGCGCATGCAGGCCAGCTGCCGCCGCCTCCTGATGCCGGAGGTCAGCACCGAGCAGTTCATCGAGGCGTGCCGTCAGGTCGTGCAGGCCAACGAGCGCTGGCTGCCCCCCTACGGCAGTGGCGGCGCGCTGTACCTGCGCCCCTACGTGATCGGCGTCGGGGACAACATCGGCGTGCGCAGCGCCCCGGAATTCATCTTCGGCGTGTTCTGCATTCCCGTCGGCGCGTACTTCAAAGGTGGCCTGACCCCGCACAACTTCATGACCAGCGAGTACGACCGCGCCGCGCCGCACGGCACGGGCGCCGCGAAGGTCGGCGGGAACTACGCCGCGAGCCTCATGCCCGGCGCGCAGGCCAAGGACCGCCATTTCGCGGACGCGATCTACCTCGACCCGGCGACCCACACGAAGATCGAGGAGGTCGGCGCGGCGAACTTCTTCGCCATCACCAAAGACGGCGCGACGTTCATCACGCCCAAGTCGCCCAGCATCCTGCCCAGCATCACGAAGTACAGCCTGCTGTGGCTGGCCGAGCACCGTCTGGGCCTGAACGTCGTCGAGGGGGACGTGTACATCGACCGCCTGGACGAGTACGCCGAGGCGGGCGCGTGCGGCACGGCGGCCGTCATCACGCCCATCGGCGGCATCCAGCACGGCGACACCTTCCACGTGTTCCACAGCGAAACCGAGGTCGGGCCGGTCACGCGCCGCCTGTACGACGAACTGGTCGGCATCCAGTCCGGCGACCGCGAGGCGCCCGAGGGCTGGATCGTCAAGGTGTAA
- a CDS encoding VOC family protein produces the protein MSARLDHLVVAARSLQEGRDWLEGRLRVPLQPGGEHELFGTHNLLLSLGPDAYLEVIAVNPDAPPPARARWFALDTPGMQERLSHGPALVHWVAQVPQVPAGPDALPLSRGENRWVLTVPPDGSLPGGGAAPSLIHWLTPPPPTRLPDVGVRLSGLRLGSPEPDGLRAALDALRFQGEVEVVEAPQVELRATLDTPHGPVEL, from the coding sequence ATGTCGGCGCGTCTGGATCATCTGGTGGTGGCGGCCCGTTCGCTGCAGGAGGGGCGGGACTGGCTGGAGGGTCGCCTGCGCGTGCCGCTCCAGCCGGGCGGCGAGCACGAGCTGTTCGGCACGCACAACCTGCTGCTGTCGCTGGGGCCGGACGCGTACCTGGAGGTGATCGCCGTGAACCCGGACGCGCCGCCGCCCGCGCGGGCGCGCTGGTTCGCGCTGGACACGCCGGGCATGCAGGAGCGGCTGTCGCACGGTCCGGCACTGGTGCACTGGGTGGCGCAGGTGCCGCAGGTGCCGGCCGGGCCGGACGCGCTGCCGCTGTCGCGCGGGGAGAACCGCTGGGTGCTGACCGTCCCGCCGGACGGTTCACTGCCGGGGGGCGGGGCCGCGCCGTCCCTGATTCACTGGTTGACGCCGCCGCCGCCCACGCGCCTGCCGGACGTGGGGGTGCGCCTGTCGGGCCTGCGGCTGGGTTCGCCCGAACCGGACGGGCTGCGCGCGGCGCTGGACGCCCTGCGTTTCCAGGGTGAGGTGGAGGTCGTGGAGGCCCCGCAGGTCGAGCTGCGCGCCACGCTGGACACGCCGCACGGGCCGGTGGAGCTGTAG
- a CDS encoding NAD(P)/FAD-dependent oxidoreductase: MYDVVVVGAGLAGLTAARVLSRAGERVRVLEAAPEVGGRVRSRSVGGFVLDAGYQVLFPAYPAVRRHVNLGALDLVAIPPGAVVVRGEKRETLGSPFGDLAALPGTLAARSLGVADKARVAALAVRLRAPAPPELLRGPDESTEGYLRRQGFSEGALDAFFRPFFGGIFLDRSLGTSARLFRYYFRMLMDGGAALPRAGMGALTEQLAQGLEVSLNVPVQRLRTHAGHVTVHSVAGELEARQVIVSTDPGTAARLTGADVARGSVSSTYLYYASAEQIDREARLLLNAEEGFINNAHWLSNAVPGRAPAGGHLLTVTVLGEPDLDDDALDARVRGELGRWYPPAQVQALRTLLVERIRHAQYPQPPEYAAVLPGHATSLPGVIIASEATAMSGIQGAMESGEKAAAIVLNDPVGMSRPRGG; the protein is encoded by the coding sequence ATGTATGACGTGGTGGTGGTGGGTGCGGGGTTGGCGGGTCTGACGGCAGCGCGGGTGCTGTCCCGGGCGGGGGAGCGGGTGCGGGTGCTGGAGGCCGCGCCGGAGGTGGGGGGGCGCGTGCGGTCGCGGTCTGTGGGTGGGTTCGTGCTGGATGCGGGGTATCAGGTGTTGTTCCCGGCGTATCCGGCGGTGCGGCGGCACGTGAACCTGGGGGCGCTGGATCTGGTGGCGATCCCGCCGGGCGCGGTCGTGGTGCGGGGAGAGAAACGGGAGACCCTGGGGAGTCCGTTCGGGGACCTGGCGGCGCTGCCGGGGACGCTGGCGGCGCGGTCACTGGGCGTGGCGGACAAGGCTCGGGTGGCGGCGCTGGCGGTGCGGTTGCGGGCGCCTGCGCCGCCGGAGTTGCTACGCGGGCCGGACGAGTCCACGGAAGGGTACCTGCGGCGGCAGGGGTTCAGCGAGGGCGCGCTGGATGCGTTCTTCCGGCCGTTCTTCGGGGGGATCTTCCTGGACCGCAGCCTGGGCACGAGTGCGCGGCTGTTCCGGTACTACTTCCGGATGCTGATGGATGGCGGCGCGGCGCTGCCCCGCGCGGGCATGGGGGCGCTGACGGAGCAACTCGCACAGGGGCTGGAGGTGAGTCTGAACGTCCCCGTGCAGCGGCTGAGGACGCACGCTGGGCATGTGACGGTGCATTCGGTGGCGGGGGAGCTGGAGGCGCGGCAGGTGATCGTGTCGACCGATCCGGGCACCGCGGCCCGCCTGACGGGTGCGGACGTGGCGCGCGGCAGCGTGAGCAGCACGTACCTGTACTACGCCAGCGCCGAGCAGATCGACCGGGAGGCGCGCCTGCTGCTGAACGCCGAGGAGGGCTTCATCAACAATGCCCACTGGCTGAGCAACGCCGTGCCGGGCCGCGCCCCGGCAGGCGGGCACCTGCTGACTGTGACGGTCCTGGGCGAACCGGACCTGGACGACGACGCGCTGGACGCCCGCGTGCGCGGCGAACTGGGCCGCTGGTACCCGCCCGCGCAGGTGCAGGCGCTGCGCACCCTGCTCGTGGAACGCATCCGTCACGCGCAGTACCCGCAGCCACCCGAGTACGCCGCCGTGCTGCCCGGTCACGCGACGTCCCTGCCGGGCGTGATCATCGCCAGCGAGGCCACCGCCATGAGCGGCATTCAGGGTGCCATGGAAAGCGGCGAGAAGGCGGCTGCGATCGTCCTGAACGACCCGGTCGGCATGAGCCGCCCACGCGGTGGGTAA
- a CDS encoding cytochrome c oxidase assembly protein — protein sequence MSATPSTLNPTLADLLSPSPDPLFLIPTLLLAAAYAWGYTRAHREGRGQDWPAWKAALFTLGVLLLLITTQSRAATLTQSSMALYMTRLMVLAEVVPPLLILGLPRLRPDPRRGPGRILNLLLDPWVALALWTAVIIYWNVPAGFNASVVSNTAATLLPGLYLLSSLLVWSVILRPLPTVQPADIGSRGWFGLLAALPMMGVASVWLYSPRVLYTPYVNALCLWNYTPLQNQQLSGWIMMLAGLPALALAFIQLFAWLIKLSETQGMPPARVVPDSDTES from the coding sequence ATGAGCGCCACGCCCTCCACGCTCAACCCCACCCTGGCCGACCTGCTCAGCCCCAGCCCCGACCCCCTCTTCCTGATCCCCACCCTGCTCCTCGCCGCCGCGTACGCCTGGGGCTACACCCGCGCGCACCGCGAAGGCCGCGGCCAGGACTGGCCCGCCTGGAAGGCCGCCCTCTTCACCCTCGGCGTCCTCCTGCTGCTCATCACCACCCAGAGCCGCGCCGCGACCCTCACCCAGAGCAGCATGGCCCTCTACATGACCCGCCTCATGGTCCTCGCCGAGGTCGTCCCACCCCTCCTCATCCTCGGCTTGCCGCGCCTGCGCCCCGACCCCCGGCGCGGCCCCGGCAGGATCCTCAACCTCCTCCTCGACCCCTGGGTGGCCCTGGCCCTCTGGACCGCCGTCATCATCTACTGGAACGTCCCCGCTGGCTTCAACGCCAGCGTCGTCAGCAACACCGCCGCTACCCTCCTCCCGGGCCTGTACCTCCTGAGCAGCCTACTCGTCTGGAGCGTCATCCTCCGCCCCCTCCCCACCGTGCAACCCGCCGACATCGGCTCACGCGGCTGGTTCGGCCTCCTCGCCGCCCTCCCCATGATGGGCGTCGCCAGCGTCTGGCTCTACAGCCCCCGCGTCCTCTACACCCCCTACGTGAACGCCCTGTGCCTCTGGAACTACACCCCCCTCCAGAACCAGCAGCTCAGCGGCTGGATCATGATGCTCGCCGGACTCCCCGCCCTCGCCCTCGCCTTCATCCAGCTGTTCGCGTGGCTGATCAAACTGTCCGAAACGCAGGGCATGCCACCCGCGCGCGTCGTGCCTGACTCCGACACTGAGAGCTGA
- a CDS encoding SCO family protein, whose protein sequence is MTSEPAHTPESISPETTSAPPARPWYVSAILAVAAVTLLLLGAWGAARLRSPYPFFGTAYPQGTAATGFTGTVSDTPTAPPHAFTFTPGQGQVTAVFFGFTHCASICPLTLSYLNKVRDALPDDQKARFRILLVSVDPARDTPGRLNEYASYFGKAGVGVHIPEPQLATVAQAYGVGYQKADVRGADYQINHTTATYLIDAQGNLRVLWDYTQLPQVARVQADLQHVMETQ, encoded by the coding sequence ATGACCAGTGAACCCGCCCACACCCCCGAGTCGATCAGCCCCGAGACTACCAGCGCGCCCCCCGCGCGGCCCTGGTACGTGTCCGCGATCCTCGCCGTTGCCGCCGTGACCCTGCTCCTGCTGGGCGCCTGGGGTGCTGCGCGCCTGCGCAGCCCCTACCCGTTCTTCGGCACCGCGTACCCGCAGGGCACCGCCGCGACGGGCTTCACCGGCACCGTCAGTGACACCCCCACCGCCCCACCCCACGCGTTCACGTTCACGCCCGGGCAGGGACAGGTCACCGCCGTGTTCTTCGGGTTCACGCACTGCGCCAGCATCTGCCCCCTGACCCTCTCGTACCTGAACAAGGTCCGCGATGCCCTCCCCGACGACCAGAAGGCCCGCTTCCGCATCCTGCTCGTCAGCGTCGACCCCGCCCGCGACACCCCGGGGCGCCTGAACGAGTACGCCTCCTACTTCGGCAAGGCAGGCGTCGGCGTGCACATCCCCGAACCGCAACTGGCGACAGTCGCCCAGGCGTACGGCGTCGGCTACCAGAAGGCCGACGTCAGGGGCGCCGACTACCAGATCAACCACACCACCGCCACCTACCTCATCGACGCCCAGGGCAACCTGCGCGTCCTGTGGGACTACACCCAGCTTCCCCAGGTCGCCCGCGTCCAGGCGGACCTGCAACACGTCATGGAGACCCAATGA